A single region of the Salmo salar chromosome ssa16, Ssal_v3.1, whole genome shotgun sequence genome encodes:
- the LOC106574739 gene encoding probable G-protein coupled receptor 34, with protein MEGIWMTLCNLDDGALRLPLVFFYSLFFLLGLVGNLLALWVFVFLHSRRNSVRVFLINVAIADLVLLACLPFRVLYHANGNRWILGPLVCKVVGNLFYMNMYISITLLGFISLDRYVKLKGRGGAERGLARRLRGGGWSWVACGALWGLSLAAAVPMIAMSEGNEERGKCFQYKQRRGAKGKAYFNMALVLLFWGVFCLLVVSYGKIAMRLLKVSRDKPDLPNAHRYGSTARKSFFVLFLFTVCFGPYHAFRPFYVLSQLSQSPSCDYLRLVDRTNEVMLLFSAFNTVLDPVMYFLLSGSVRKAAVKALGQSLGKRLHILNDGTSNSSVSEFRRTSLSVTSPNTVINPSHEPRTSLCLISPTLRPGAAIVAKQ; from the exons ATGGAGGGAATCTGGATG ACCCTCTGTAATCTAGATGACGGTGCCCTGCGCCTCCCCCTGGTCTTCTTCtactccctcttcttcctcctggGTCTGGTAGGTAATCTCCTGGCCCTGTGGGTCTTCGTCTTCCTCCACTCCAGGAGGAACTCTGTCCGGGTGTTCCTCATCAACGTGGCCATAGCTGACCTGGTGCTCCTGGCCTGCCTTCCCTTCAGAGTCCTCTACCATGCTAATGGCAACCGCTGGATCCTCGGCCCCCTGGTCTGTAAAGTGGTGGGCAACCTGTTCTACATGAACATGTATATTAGTATCACTCTGTTGGGGTTCATCAGTCTGGATAGGTATGTGAAGCTGAAGGGACGCGGCGGGGCGGAGCGGGGCCTGGCCAGGAGGCTGAGAGGCGGGGGATGGAGCTGGGTGGCCTGCGGGGCGCTCTGGGGGCTGTCCCTGGCGGCGGCCGTGCCCATGATCGCCATGTCGGAGGGAAACGAGGAACGTGGGAAGTGTTTCCAGTATAAGCAGCGGCGTGGGGCGAAGGGGAAGGCTTACTTCAACATGGCTCTGGTACTGCTGTTCTGGGGGGTGTTCTGCCTGCTGGTGGTGTCCTATGGGAAGATAGCCATGCGCCTCCTCAAGGTGTCCAGGGACAAACCGGACCTCCCCAACGCGCACCGCTATGGTAGCACCGCCAGGAAGTCCTTCTTCGTGCTCTTCCTGTTCACCGTCTGCTTCGGGCCCTACCACGCCTTCCGCCCATTCTATGTCCTCTCCCAGCTCAGCCAATCCCCATCCTGCGACTACTTGCGCCTGGTGGACAGGACCAATGAGGTCATGTTGTTGTTCTCTGCCTTCAACACCGTCCTGGACCCTGTGATGTACTTCCTGTTGTCGGGCTCGGTGCGTAAGGCCGCCGTGAAAGCCCTCGGACAGAGCCTCGGCAAGCGGCTCCACATCCTTAACGACGGGACCTCCAACAGCTCGGTATCAGAGTTCAGACGGACCTCTCTATCCGTCACCTCCCCCAACACCGTCATTAACCCCTCCCACGAGCCCAGGACCAGCCTCTGTCTGATTAGCCCCACCCTCCGCCCTGGCGCAGCCATAGTGGCAAAGCAGTGA